In the Solibacillus sp. FSL K6-1523 genome, one interval contains:
- a CDS encoding cytochrome c biogenesis CcdA family protein produces MNTDINIFLALGAGFLSFISPCTLPLYPAFLSYITGMTLDELKNERGMLQKRAILHTLFFLLGFSIIFIAIGFSTSFAKEFFVQYQELLRQVGAILIVIFGLMIVGLLQIDFLMKDRKFQFKNRPSGYLGSTLIGLAFAAGWTPCTGPILMSIIALAGTNPDSAIWYMLAYFLGFAVPFFVLSFFVSRMGWIRNHSQKIVKIGGWIMIALGILLFFDGLTYIITILSPIFGGFTGF; encoded by the coding sequence ATGAATACAGACATCAATATCTTTTTAGCCTTAGGTGCAGGATTTTTAAGCTTTATCTCACCATGTACGTTACCACTTTACCCAGCTTTCTTGTCTTACATTACAGGTATGACGCTGGATGAACTAAAAAATGAACGAGGAATGCTACAAAAACGTGCGATCTTACATACGCTATTCTTCTTACTCGGTTTCTCTATTATTTTTATTGCAATCGGATTCAGTACGTCATTTGCAAAAGAGTTCTTCGTACAATATCAAGAATTACTACGCCAAGTCGGTGCTATTTTAATCGTTATATTCGGTTTAATGATTGTTGGACTTTTACAAATTGACTTTTTAATGAAAGATCGAAAATTTCAATTTAAAAATCGTCCATCTGGTTATTTAGGCTCGACATTGATTGGTTTAGCGTTTGCTGCGGGATGGACACCATGTACTGGACCAATTTTAATGTCGATTATTGCATTAGCGGGTACAAATCCTGATTCAGCGATTTGGTATATGTTAGCGTACTTCCTTGGCTTTGCGGTTCCATTTTTCGTATTATCTTTCTTTGTTTCACGCATGGGCTGGATTCGAAATCACAGTCAAAAGATTGTGAAAATCGGAGGCTGGATTATGATCGCGCTCGGCATACTCTTATTTTTTGACGGCTTAACGTATATCATTACGATTTTATCACCGATTTTTGGTGGTTTTACAGGATTCTAA
- a CDS encoding RNA-guided endonuclease InsQ/TnpB family protein has protein sequence MRKAYKTELLLSDTQQQKVNQTIGVCRYVYNLYIQTAQENYKKTGKHLSGYDFSKWLNNVHTKETDSWIKDVSSKSVKQSIMNGDRAFKQFFKGIAKFPRFKKRKNQDVKAYFPKNNATDLTVERHRIKIPTIGWVRLKEYGYIPTRAEVTSCTVSYKAGRYFISVLCEEDAMRTVELSEHDGIGIDLGISIFAVCSHHVEFENINKTKRVIQLEKQLKRQQRKLSRSYEQNKNRKRGEFCAKNRQKQQIAVQKLHARLANIRLQYILYVVNMLVKTKSTYITIEDLNVKGMMKNRHLAKAIAQQGFYTFKKWLLAKCLEHKIELRIVDQWYPSSKQCSSCGTKKARLSLSERIFSCDHCGIVHSRDFNASLNLKYAKEYTVLT, from the coding sequence TTGAGGAAAGCCTATAAAACTGAACTCTTACTATCAGACACTCAACAACAAAAAGTGAATCAGACAATTGGTGTTTGTCGTTATGTTTATAATTTATACATTCAAACAGCCCAGGAAAACTATAAAAAAACAGGGAAACATTTATCGGGTTACGACTTTTCAAAATGGTTAAATAATGTGCATACAAAGGAAACAGATTCGTGGATTAAGGATGTTTCAAGTAAATCCGTGAAACAAAGCATTATGAACGGAGATAGAGCGTTTAAACAATTTTTTAAAGGAATAGCTAAGTTCCCCCGTTTTAAGAAGCGGAAAAATCAAGATGTGAAAGCTTATTTCCCAAAAAACAATGCCACAGATTTAACGGTTGAACGCCACCGCATAAAGATTCCGACAATCGGCTGGGTTAGGCTAAAGGAATATGGTTACATCCCGACTCGCGCTGAAGTGACAAGCTGTACCGTTTCTTACAAGGCGGGGCGCTATTTCATTTCAGTTTTATGCGAAGAAGATGCAATGCGAACTGTTGAACTATCCGAACATGACGGAATTGGAATTGATTTAGGTATAAGTATTTTTGCGGTTTGTAGTCATCACGTTGAATTTGAAAATATCAATAAAACGAAACGGGTGATTCAACTAGAAAAGCAATTAAAGCGTCAACAACGAAAATTAAGTCGCAGTTATGAACAAAATAAAAACCGAAAGAGAGGTGAATTCTGCGCTAAAAACAGGCAAAAACAGCAAATCGCTGTTCAAAAACTGCACGCTAGACTCGCAAATATCCGATTACAATACATTCTTTATGTTGTAAATATGCTGGTGAAAACCAAATCAACATATATTACGATTGAAGATTTGAACGTAAAGGGCATGATGAAGAATCGACATTTAGCCAAGGCAATTGCTCAACAAGGATTCTATACCTTTAAAAAATGGCTACTTGCAAAATGTCTGGAACACAAAATTGAACTAAGAATAGTTGATCAATGGTATCCATCATCGAAACAATGTTCAAGCTGTGGCACCAAGAAAGCTCGCTTAAGCCTTTCAGAGCGTATATTCAGCTGTGATCATTGCGGTATAGTTCATAGCCGTGATTTCAATGCTAGTTTAAATCTAAAATACGCGAAGGAATATACGGTACTCACTTAA
- a CDS encoding response regulator, translating to MPTILIVDDTLFMRVAIGNMVKNWGFEVVGEAANGQEAVQLYEQLQPDIVTMDLTMPVMNGLDAVKKIIAKNPNAKIIMVTALGQPRIMVDAIENGAKDFITKPFTPEKLKSVLYQALNLVEDSSM from the coding sequence ATGCCAACTATTTTAATCGTTGATGATACACTATTTATGCGTGTTGCCATAGGAAATATGGTGAAGAATTGGGGCTTTGAAGTCGTTGGGGAAGCTGCGAATGGGCAAGAAGCCGTGCAGCTTTATGAACAGCTACAGCCCGATATTGTCACAATGGATTTAACGATGCCTGTTATGAATGGGCTGGATGCTGTCAAAAAAATTATCGCAAAAAATCCAAATGCTAAGATTATTATGGTGACGGCACTAGGGCAACCGCGTATAATGGTAGATGCAATTGAAAATGGTGCGAAAGATTTTATTACAAAGCCTTTTACACCAGAAAAATTAAAAAGTGTTCTTTACCAGGCTCTAAATTTAGTAGAAGATTCGTCAATGTAG
- a CDS encoding copper resistance D family protein: MIVVTILSQFILYVSLSILMGAFIMRLIPTSLKPEISIPARWIYVSLWSIPIVTFAPILQLLVILTKQFGLFPSLLKIITNYQVGHSWLASAVLTLILAALFTVSQKRVSHLFTVIYLFLLTAIIAAIAFASHAHAMGSTTGFFLDFIHLFAISVWVGILLQVSFFAISYENWEVFLKWFSPTAIVAVTAMALSGIFLTETIVPDYITGWSSPYGHWLFMKHVLLIPLVCLIFANGVLIKLQLTKPNFNPTIWTKIEAVLLLLIVLVTAIFSEHQPPMPTAQSDNLSLLMQWMLSTPLETGMMGHFQMNGTGVIFFILTAVFIGLFIVSFIKRAPLLIPILLCLAIAICFYMGMMSITVFDFTGKIAPHKH; the protein is encoded by the coding sequence ATGATTGTAGTAACGATTTTAAGTCAATTTATTTTATACGTGAGCTTATCCATATTAATGGGCGCATTTATTATGCGACTCATTCCCACGTCATTAAAGCCAGAAATCTCCATTCCAGCTAGATGGATTTATGTAAGTTTGTGGAGTATTCCTATTGTGACGTTTGCACCTATTTTACAACTGCTCGTTATTTTAACAAAACAATTTGGGTTGTTTCCGAGTTTACTAAAAATTATCACAAACTATCAGGTCGGACATTCTTGGCTCGCTTCTGCTGTGCTTACATTGATTTTAGCCGCACTCTTTACAGTGAGCCAAAAGCGCGTGAGTCATTTGTTCACAGTCATTTATCTGTTTCTTTTAACTGCGATAATTGCAGCGATCGCTTTTGCCAGTCATGCACATGCAATGGGTTCGACTACAGGATTCTTCCTAGACTTTATCCATTTATTCGCCATTAGCGTTTGGGTCGGCATTCTTTTACAAGTGAGCTTTTTTGCGATTTCTTATGAAAATTGGGAAGTGTTTTTAAAATGGTTCTCTCCGACTGCAATTGTCGCTGTCACTGCCATGGCACTTAGCGGTATCTTTTTAACAGAGACGATTGTGCCGGATTATATTACAGGTTGGTCGAGTCCATATGGGCATTGGTTATTTATGAAACATGTGCTGTTAATTCCGCTCGTTTGCCTCATTTTTGCGAATGGCGTGTTGATCAAATTACAGCTAACAAAACCGAATTTCAATCCAACCATTTGGACGAAAATAGAGGCGGTATTACTACTATTAATCGTGCTCGTAACAGCTATTTTTAGTGAGCACCAGCCACCGATGCCTACCGCACAAAGCGATAATTTATCGTTGCTCATGCAGTGGATGCTTTCCACGCCACTTGAAACTGGTATGATGGGGCATTTTCAAATGAACGGGACTGGGGTCATTTTCTTTATTTTAACAGCGGTCTTTATCGGGCTGTTTATTGTGAGCTTTATTAAACGAGCGCCACTACTCATTCCGATATTGTTATGTTTAGCAATTGCCATTTGTTTTTATATGGGCATGATGTCTATTACCGTGTTTGATTTTACTGGCAAGATCGCCCCACACAAACATTAA
- a CDS encoding DUF2621 domain-containing protein — MDLSGWFLWFILFWVVVLISLMAIGGFFMFRKFLKVLPKADGKSDLDWQNMFLDKTIHLWGDEEKALLLELVSPVPELFRQVAKEKIAGKIGELALEEHATKINLDLIVRGYIIASPKRDHKFLRKKLKQMQIDTSPYDHLLQA, encoded by the coding sequence GTGGATTTAAGTGGTTGGTTTTTATGGTTTATTTTATTTTGGGTAGTTGTTCTTATTTCATTAATGGCAATCGGCGGTTTTTTCATGTTCCGCAAGTTTTTAAAGGTATTGCCAAAAGCGGATGGCAAATCAGATTTAGATTGGCAAAATATGTTTCTCGATAAAACCATTCATCTGTGGGGGGACGAAGAAAAGGCATTACTGTTAGAGCTTGTTAGTCCGGTGCCCGAGCTTTTCCGTCAAGTGGCAAAAGAGAAAATTGCAGGTAAAATTGGCGAGCTTGCATTAGAGGAACACGCAACAAAAATCAATTTAGATTTAATTGTTCGTGGCTATATTATCGCTTCACCAAAGCGTGATCATAAGTTTTTACGTAAAAAGCTAAAGCAAATGCAAATAGATACATCCCCATATGACCATTTATTGCAGGCTTAG
- a CDS encoding rhodanese-like domain-containing protein yields the protein MVELIIILAICAGIVVWKMRPVAGVKTITTDELQTMLRDQHKIFIDVRSAGDFNKMHVAPFLNDPHGKGIAALPKDKEIVVMCRSGLRSLETCKKLKKLGYERVTNVKGGITSYQQRGEL from the coding sequence ATGGTAGAACTGATTATTATATTAGCCATTTGCGCGGGGATAGTCGTATGGAAAATGCGTCCGGTTGCTGGCGTGAAGACGATTACAACAGATGAATTGCAAACGATGCTGCGCGATCAACATAAGATTTTTATCGATGTGAGGAGTGCAGGGGATTTTAATAAAATGCACGTGGCACCGTTTTTGAATGATCCGCACGGGAAAGGCATTGCCGCGCTACCAAAGGATAAGGAAATTGTGGTCATGTGCCGCTCGGGTTTACGTTCATTGGAAACATGTAAAAAACTAAAAAAGCTTGGCTATGAGCGCGTGACGAATGTAAAAGGTGGGATTACGTCTTATCAGCAGCGGGGGGAGTTGTAG
- a CDS encoding DUF2922 domain-containing protein produces MTQVLQLTFANALNNTMTLNIADPKANLSETEINAAMQIIVDQGIFAKDGAVFNIKKSARVVERHVTSFDLDI; encoded by the coding sequence ATGACACAAGTATTGCAATTAACGTTTGCCAATGCGCTAAACAATACGATGACATTAAACATTGCGGATCCAAAAGCAAATTTATCGGAAACGGAAATTAATGCGGCGATGCAAATTATTGTGGATCAAGGCATTTTTGCGAAAGATGGCGCGGTTTTTAATATTAAAAAATCGGCGCGTGTAGTAGAACGTCATGTAACAAGCTTCGATTTAGACATATAA
- a CDS encoding DUF1659 domain-containing protein, whose protein sequence is MNPFVFQSATMTVFYQASVDEHGEPVVKGATYRNLIKTVTGEQIQTVAQTLIGLTDFAYIESVKTQKDLIGV, encoded by the coding sequence ATGAACCCATTCGTATTCCAATCGGCAACAATGACTGTTTTTTATCAAGCTAGTGTAGATGAACATGGTGAGCCAGTAGTGAAGGGCGCGACGTATCGTAATTTGATTAAAACGGTAACAGGCGAACAAATTCAAACTGTTGCGCAAACGCTTATCGGTTTAACGGATTTTGCTTATATCGAATCCGTAAAGACGCAAAAAGATTTAATTGGTGTGTAG
- a CDS encoding copper amine oxidase N-terminal domain-containing protein yields the protein MKKMFLGMFLTLVLILNASPGYAATTQIKVDGVTISTDVNPEVKNNRTMVPLRVISENLGATVHWSDSQVTLTKNDMKIILKLNSNKVVKNGKTELLDVKPYMKNNRTFVPMRFIAETFGSNVDYKNGIVTIDTKPFAIDGVIVSALQYEYHMTLGGVVQKINGNGYNEAIYNIFVENNSREVKAPIYLPWDFYPLQLEEWDYEKNAQYDFLDQNGESIKRFDTYYSIQTGHSEMLVQEVTENRWYVNSDSARLSILQLIDKAAENGFVTVISNTVP from the coding sequence ATGAAAAAAATGTTCTTAGGTATGTTCCTCACGTTAGTTTTAATCCTTAACGCGTCACCTGGTTATGCGGCAACTACTCAAATTAAGGTGGACGGGGTAACGATTTCAACGGACGTGAATCCAGAAGTTAAAAATAATCGGACAATGGTTCCATTACGTGTCATTAGTGAAAATTTGGGCGCTACTGTCCATTGGTCGGATTCACAAGTCACACTTACTAAAAATGATATGAAAATAATCTTAAAACTGAATAGCAATAAAGTGGTGAAAAACGGTAAAACGGAACTTCTTGATGTAAAGCCCTATATGAAAAATAATCGTACTTTTGTTCCGATGCGTTTTATTGCGGAAACATTTGGCAGTAATGTTGATTACAAAAACGGCATAGTAACGATTGATACAAAGCCGTTTGCTATTGATGGTGTAATAGTAAGTGCGTTGCAATACGAATATCATATGACATTGGGGGGAGTAGTACAGAAAATCAATGGGAATGGTTATAACGAAGCTATTTACAATATATTTGTAGAAAATAATAGCCGAGAAGTCAAAGCTCCTATTTATCTTCCGTGGGACTTTTATCCTCTTCAATTAGAGGAATGGGACTATGAAAAGAATGCGCAATATGATTTTTTAGATCAAAATGGTGAAAGTATCAAACGTTTTGATACTTATTATTCGATACAAACAGGGCACTCCGAAATGTTAGTTCAAGAAGTTACCGAAAATCGTTGGTATGTGAATAGTGATTCCGCAAGATTATCTATACTCCAATTAATTGATAAAGCTGCGGAGAACGGCTTTGTAACAGTTATTAGTAATACAGTTCCATAA
- a CDS encoding beta-carotene 15,15'-monooxygenase, with amino-acid sequence MTWIEKGKPIWLVLLLLVVGSNLALYQTTIGTSILPEESQYVVLGSLFDLLLVAPILWMLYRKHFSWKTAIALIAFGCIGIRLFIPSDLLAPFSTITLVGIGMEVLLVLFELLLIVTLLRYLPKIIQEVKHNELPVLYTFNTAVEKYVKNNFLIQMVCSELLMVYYALASWKKPIPNGITLHKNSSYIAFQVMMIHAIIVETLGIHYFLHAKWPIISFVLLILNVYSIVFFLADIQAVRMNPVQIQDGKLYISLGLMKRMKMDLHNIESIIEDRAVLEQKCTKDTLEFVARDFEKVYPDFILKMKQPQKATLFLGKEKHYNYIAIKSDDPVRLKQMIALGMGSNTAE; translated from the coding sequence ATGACTTGGATTGAAAAGGGTAAACCGATTTGGCTCGTTCTGCTTCTACTCGTAGTTGGCAGTAATTTGGCACTTTATCAAACAACAATTGGCACAAGTATTTTACCGGAAGAATCGCAGTATGTTGTACTTGGTTCGTTATTCGATTTATTGCTTGTCGCACCAATATTATGGATGTTATACCGAAAACACTTTTCATGGAAAACAGCCATTGCGCTTATTGCATTCGGTTGTATAGGCATTCGTTTGTTTATTCCAAGTGACCTGTTAGCACCATTTTCGACGATTACATTAGTAGGCATCGGGATGGAAGTACTACTCGTTTTATTCGAACTTTTACTCATTGTTACATTGCTGCGCTATTTACCGAAAATTATTCAAGAAGTGAAGCATAACGAGCTACCTGTGTTATATACATTTAATACAGCCGTTGAAAAATATGTAAAAAACAACTTCCTTATTCAAATGGTTTGCTCCGAGCTGCTTATGGTGTATTATGCGCTAGCGAGTTGGAAGAAACCGATTCCAAACGGCATTACCTTGCATAAAAATTCAAGTTATATCGCATTTCAAGTGATGATGATTCATGCCATTATTGTGGAAACACTCGGCATTCATTATTTCTTACATGCAAAATGGCCGATTATTTCGTTTGTATTATTAATATTGAATGTTTATTCGATTGTCTTTTTCTTAGCGGATATACAAGCTGTGCGAATGAATCCAGTTCAAATTCAAGATGGAAAACTTTACATTTCACTCGGTTTAATGAAGCGAATGAAAATGGACTTACATAATATTGAAAGCATCATAGAAGACAGGGCGGTACTGGAACAAAAATGCACAAAAGACACACTTGAATTTGTCGCACGTGATTTTGAAAAAGTGTATCCTGATTTCATCTTAAAAATGAAACAGCCACAAAAGGCAACATTATTTTTAGGGAAGGAAAAGCACTACAACTATATTGCAATAAAATCCGATGACCCTGTGCGATTGAAACAAATGATTGCGTTAGGGATGGGAAGTAATACTGCAGAATAA
- a CDS encoding SCO family protein, which produces MKKKSLALALLLVVSIVMSACSNYQFKPTTSYEISNFTVTDHRGEEVSLESLKGEPWLAMFIFANCTTICSPMTYNMSLIQEELVKKGVEDYKIVAFSVDPANDSPEVLTEYLSRFNVPDESKWHLVTGYDQKFIEQLAVGSFKSLVKAIEGDDQVMHANTFYLVDEQGVAVKNYTGYSQTEDGVPYDTIAVDLQSLIEERLGK; this is translated from the coding sequence ATGAAAAAGAAATCGTTAGCATTAGCACTATTGCTCGTCGTTTCAATCGTCATGAGCGCTTGTAGCAACTATCAATTCAAACCAACAACGAGTTATGAAATTTCGAATTTCACGGTAACCGATCATCGCGGGGAAGAAGTTTCACTTGAAAGTTTAAAGGGTGAGCCATGGTTGGCAATGTTCATCTTTGCCAATTGTACGACCATTTGTTCACCAATGACGTACAATATGAGTTTAATTCAAGAAGAACTTGTGAAAAAGGGCGTTGAAGATTATAAAATTGTGGCATTTTCAGTAGACCCAGCCAATGATTCTCCTGAAGTATTAACAGAATATTTAAGCCGCTTTAATGTCCCAGATGAATCAAAGTGGCATTTAGTAACAGGCTATGACCAAAAATTCATTGAGCAATTAGCAGTCGGTTCTTTCAAATCTTTAGTAAAAGCGATTGAAGGGGACGACCAAGTAATGCATGCGAACACATTTTATTTAGTCGATGAACAAGGCGTTGCAGTTAAAAATTACACAGGCTATTCTCAGACAGAAGACGGTGTGCCTTATGATACAATTGCAGTGGACTTACAATCATTAATTGAAGAACGATTAGGAAAATAA
- a CDS encoding YvrJ family protein has protein sequence MEQWFAIIQEISFPIFISFYLLYRIETKLDAIHSALISLKSSS, from the coding sequence ATGGAACAGTGGTTTGCTATCATTCAAGAAATTAGTTTTCCAATCTTTATATCATTTTATTTGTTATATCGCATTGAAACAAAACTTGATGCAATTCACAGTGCGCTGATTTCATTGAAAAGCTCAAGCTAA
- a CDS encoding CcdC family protein, with protein MLDNIPSQFLMIGSTIMAVVMGTIVMIVRLRSQKKPVSTKKIIIPPIAMSTGALMFLFPEFRVEPLQIVEAVVVGLLFSTVLIATSKFEMRDNTIYMKQSKAFPFILIGLLVLRIILKLVFSNSLDVAELGGMFFILAFSMILPWRLAMLMRYKKLQKTQLSA; from the coding sequence ATGCTTGACAATATACCTTCTCAATTTTTAATGATTGGTTCGACGATAATGGCAGTAGTAATGGGTACAATTGTCATGATTGTTCGACTGCGCTCACAAAAGAAACCAGTGTCAACGAAAAAAATCATTATTCCGCCAATCGCGATGTCTACTGGAGCACTCATGTTCTTATTTCCGGAGTTTCGCGTTGAACCGTTACAAATTGTAGAGGCAGTGGTCGTCGGTTTATTGTTTTCGACGGTGCTTATCGCCACATCAAAATTTGAAATGCGGGATAATACGATCTACATGAAGCAATCAAAAGCATTCCCGTTTATATTAATTGGGCTGCTTGTGCTACGCATCATTTTAAAGCTCGTTTTCTCAAACAGTCTAGATGTTGCGGAATTAGGCGGCATGTTCTTCATTTTGGCGTTTTCGATGATTTTACCTTGGCGTTTAGCAATGCTCATGCGCTATAAAAAATTACAAAAGACGCAATTGAGTGCATAA
- a CDS encoding copper resistance CopC family protein: MKKIILSAFALFLLFSPQAFAHTYLDVTTPADGDIVTTDIQSIELNYSGKIEEGSFFTLEDSEGNEIPVSSFTVDNGKLTGQLEEPLKNDVYTVKWNSISQDGHPLSGHYSFTVDKVETESIEEVKTEDLADIENIELESENPTSPVEVEKDKQNSSSPLVIAGVILGVLIAISAVVLWKRKK, from the coding sequence ATGAAGAAAATCATTTTATCAGCATTTGCATTGTTTTTACTATTTTCACCACAAGCATTTGCACATACTTATTTGGATGTAACAACACCAGCAGACGGAGACATCGTAACAACAGACATTCAGTCCATTGAATTAAACTATTCTGGGAAAATTGAAGAGGGTAGTTTCTTTACACTCGAAGACAGTGAAGGCAATGAAATTCCTGTCAGCTCGTTTACAGTAGATAACGGCAAATTAACAGGCCAATTAGAGGAACCGCTCAAAAACGACGTGTATACAGTAAAGTGGAATAGTATTAGCCAAGACGGACACCCATTATCAGGACATTATTCATTTACAGTAGACAAAGTAGAAACGGAATCGATTGAAGAAGTGAAAACAGAGGATCTGGCAGACATCGAAAACATCGAACTTGAATCGGAAAATCCGACGTCCCCTGTAGAAGTAGAAAAGGATAAACAAAATTCATCTTCACCGTTAGTAATTGCAGGTGTCATTCTAGGTGTTTTAATCGCAATTAGCGCAGTCGTATTATGGAAGCGTAAAAAATAA
- a CDS encoding AAA family ATPase — MFLKAVKLKDDFVPNQEHYPFSIPALAQLDELSFDHAVTFFVGENGSGKSTLLEGIADQIGFNPAGGSKQNFQVFDVHASESALSEYLRLSWMPRVTDGFFLRAETFYQFASHIDDVDWTGYRDYGGKSLHAQSHGESFFSLFQHRFKENAIYLLDEPEAALSPNRQLAFLRLMHDLLSKGNVQFIIATHSPILLGYPDAQIYHFDETGIESVAYTDTEHYQVTSYFLQHRERMLEQLFMEDE; from the coding sequence ATGTTTTTGAAGGCGGTCAAGTTAAAGGATGATTTCGTGCCAAATCAAGAGCATTACCCGTTTTCGATTCCCGCATTGGCGCAGCTAGATGAGCTTTCTTTTGATCATGCTGTTACGTTTTTTGTCGGTGAAAACGGCTCTGGAAAATCGACGTTGCTCGAAGGTATAGCGGATCAAATCGGTTTTAATCCTGCAGGAGGCAGCAAGCAAAATTTCCAAGTGTTTGATGTTCACGCATCCGAATCCGCACTTAGTGAGTATTTGCGCCTTTCGTGGATGCCGCGTGTCACAGATGGGTTCTTTTTACGTGCCGAAACATTTTATCAATTTGCTTCCCATATAGATGATGTTGACTGGACAGGCTACCGAGATTACGGGGGGAAATCTTTGCATGCACAGTCGCATGGGGAATCTTTCTTTTCGTTATTCCAACATCGCTTTAAGGAAAATGCTATCTATTTATTAGACGAGCCTGAAGCGGCATTATCGCCAAATCGGCAGCTTGCATTTTTAAGATTAATGCATGATTTACTAAGTAAGGGCAATGTACAGTTTATTATTGCCACGCATTCGCCCATTTTGCTTGGCTATCCAGATGCGCAAATTTATCATTTTGATGAAACAGGCATTGAATCGGTTGCTTATACCGATACCGAGCATTATCAAGTAACTTCATATTTTTTACAGCACCGTGAGCGCATGCTAGAGCAATTATTTATGGAGGACGAATGA
- a CDS encoding dienelactone hydrolase family protein — MELIQKSNQCVILLHEIYGINTHIKHYAHAFYQKRYDVYVPDLLQKDKPFSYDEEELAYQNFMTNVGFEKAQNEVNSLIYQLSGKYSHIRIVGFSIGATIAWLCSNNPFVHKVVGFYGSRIRQYTKVVPNAETILIFGTWEKSFNPIELERELSNHSNVVVEIVDAAHGFADPYTPKYDEEITNNLLSYLFD; from the coding sequence ATGGAATTAATACAAAAATCAAATCAATGCGTTATTTTACTACATGAAATATACGGAATAAATACGCACATTAAACATTATGCCCATGCATTTTATCAAAAAAGGTATGATGTTTATGTCCCGGATTTATTACAAAAAGATAAACCATTTTCATATGACGAGGAAGAACTTGCATATCAAAATTTTATGACAAACGTTGGTTTTGAAAAGGCGCAAAATGAAGTGAATTCTTTGATTTACCAATTATCAGGCAAATATTCACATATACGTATTGTAGGCTTTAGCATTGGTGCCACAATTGCCTGGCTTTGTAGTAATAATCCTTTCGTACACAAAGTAGTTGGCTTTTACGGCTCACGCATTCGGCAATATACAAAAGTAGTACCGAATGCAGAAACGATTTTAATATTCGGTACATGGGAGAAATCGTTTAATCCGATTGAATTGGAGAGGGAGCTTTCTAATCACTCTAATGTGGTTGTTGAAATTGTGGATGCTGCACATGGTTTTGCAGATCCTTACACTCCAAAATACGATGAAGAGATTACAAATAATCTACTATCCTATTTGTTTGATTAA